Proteins from a genomic interval of Rhodococcus rhodochrous:
- the clpS gene encoding ATP-dependent Clp protease adapter ClpS, whose amino-acid sequence MAPCSTTTPLDVRSTAGQAVPVMAGQAVPAEAEIVEEIEAVDRPWVTVVWDDPVNLMHYVTFIFQKLFGYSKAKATELMLKVHNEGKAVVSSGSRDKMEHDVQRLHAAGLWATMQRDE is encoded by the coding sequence ATGGCGCCGTGTAGTACGACCACTCCGCTCGACGTCCGCTCGACGGCCGGCCAGGCCGTTCCGGTCATGGCAGGACAGGCCGTTCCCGCCGAAGCCGAAATCGTCGAGGAGATCGAAGCGGTCGACAGGCCATGGGTGACCGTGGTCTGGGACGACCCCGTCAACCTCATGCACTACGTGACGTTCATCTTCCAGAAGCTGTTCGGGTACAGCAAGGCCAAGGCCACCGAGCTCATGCTCAAGGTCCACAACGAGGGCAAGGCCGTCGTGTCGAGCGGTTCGCGTGACAAGATGGAACACGACGTGCAGCGTCTGCACGCCGCCGGACTGTGGGCGACGATGCAGCGCGACGAATGA
- the aosR gene encoding oxidative stress transcriptional regulator AosR, which produces MRQWTRKNSLSGPKLRSEMDAHEASVLRSLVSSVLGMLEERAGQAPQDDLAALTGLRTGNATPPEIPALRRLLPDFHRPDADAVADVDDDAADLNGAMRSLHEPSIIDAKLAAGAVILRTVPEGGGKVVLNPEQAEAWLYGLNDVRLALGTTLSIDADTPDVLDDDDPRAPHLDVYHWLTWMQDSLVQALQP; this is translated from the coding sequence GTGCGGCAGTGGACCAGGAAGAACTCGCTCAGCGGCCCCAAGCTCCGGTCGGAGATGGACGCCCACGAAGCGTCGGTGCTGCGGTCGCTCGTGTCCTCCGTGCTGGGCATGCTCGAGGAACGCGCCGGACAGGCCCCGCAGGACGACCTCGCGGCGCTGACGGGTCTGCGCACCGGTAACGCCACCCCGCCCGAGATCCCGGCGCTGCGCCGCCTCCTGCCCGATTTCCACCGCCCGGACGCCGATGCCGTCGCCGATGTCGACGACGACGCCGCCGACCTCAACGGTGCGATGCGCAGCCTGCACGAACCGAGCATCATCGACGCCAAGCTCGCCGCCGGCGCGGTCATCCTGCGCACCGTGCCCGAAGGCGGCGGCAAGGTGGTGCTCAATCCCGAACAGGCCGAAGCCTGGCTGTACGGACTCAACGACGTGCGACTCGCGCTCGGCACCACCCTCAGCATCGACGCCGACACCCCCGACGTCCTCGACGACGACGATCCGCGTGCCCCGCATCTCGACGTCTACCACTGGCTGACGTGGATGCAGGACTCCCTCGTCCAGGCGCTGCAGCCGTGA
- a CDS encoding P1 family peptidase has product MIVPGPTDSLLDVTGLSVGHWQRLDPEVTVGTPDIPGTGAATGCTVVLADPSAVASVDVRGGGPGTRETDLLDPSHSVQRVDAVLLTGGSAYGLAAADGVMRYLEMNGKGIPMGAPGAVVPIVPGAVIFDLPVGQWSARPTAGSGCTAAATASSTHFDRGSAGAGTGARAGALKGGIGSASVRITDGPAAGVTVAALMVANPVGSVFDPVTGLPWGVDAARAEELGLSSPSASDLAAARALGDKGTVLNTTIGVVATDAPLSKAACRRVAVTGHDGIGRAIRPAHSPLDGDTIFALSTGTADVSDALRDAPSIPAFAPELPILAAVCEAAAVVVERAIVDAILSATSVADIPAYRDVLPSVFGR; this is encoded by the coding sequence GTGATCGTGCCGGGACCGACCGATTCGCTGCTCGACGTGACGGGTCTGAGTGTCGGCCACTGGCAGCGCCTCGACCCCGAGGTCACCGTCGGCACCCCCGACATTCCCGGTACGGGCGCCGCCACGGGATGCACCGTCGTGCTCGCCGACCCGTCCGCCGTCGCCTCGGTGGACGTGCGCGGCGGGGGACCGGGCACCCGGGAGACCGACCTGCTCGATCCGAGCCACTCCGTGCAGCGCGTCGACGCGGTACTCCTCACCGGTGGCAGTGCGTACGGGCTGGCCGCCGCCGACGGCGTGATGCGTTATCTCGAGATGAACGGCAAGGGGATTCCGATGGGCGCGCCCGGCGCGGTCGTCCCGATCGTCCCCGGTGCCGTTATCTTCGACCTGCCGGTGGGGCAGTGGTCCGCGCGCCCGACCGCCGGTTCCGGCTGCACCGCCGCCGCCACCGCCAGTTCCACGCACTTCGACCGCGGCAGCGCCGGCGCCGGCACCGGTGCCCGCGCCGGGGCGCTCAAGGGCGGCATCGGATCGGCGAGCGTGCGGATCACGGACGGTCCCGCAGCCGGGGTGACCGTGGCGGCGCTGATGGTCGCCAACCCTGTCGGTTCGGTGTTCGACCCCGTGACCGGCCTGCCCTGGGGCGTCGACGCCGCGCGAGCCGAGGAACTCGGACTGTCGTCGCCGTCGGCGTCGGATCTCGCCGCGGCCCGCGCGCTCGGCGACAAGGGCACCGTCCTCAACACCACGATCGGTGTGGTCGCCACCGACGCACCGCTGTCGAAGGCGGCGTGCCGTCGCGTCGCGGTCACCGGACACGACGGTATCGGCCGCGCGATCCGTCCCGCGCACTCCCCGCTCGACGGCGACACGATCTTCGCCCTCTCGACCGGCACCGCCGACGTCTCCGACGCACTCCGCGACGCCCCGTCGATCCCGGCCTTCGCCCCCGAACTGCCGATCCTCGCCGCGGTGTGCGAAGCCGCGGCGGTGGTGGTCGAACGCGCGATCGTCGACGCGATCCTGTCCGCGACCTCCGTGGCCGACATCCCCGCCTATCGCGACGTGCTGCCCTCGGTCTTCGGCCGCTGA